The nucleotide window CCCCGCAAGCGCGCGATCAGCCTGCTCGAGCACCGGCTCGTCATCCTCGAGTCCGAGGAGCGGAGCGCGAGCCTGATGATCGAGGACACCGCGCACTGGGGGCAGGCCGAGCACGTCGCCGAGCTGTTCCGGCTGTGGTCGGCGCAGGCCCGCACCGGCCTGGAGTGGACCCGGGCGCTGATCGCGCGGCTGGCGGCCGGCGACTACGAGATGGCAGGCGACGCCGGCCGGGCGTTCGGCGATCCGCCTGCGTAATCAAATTTGACTAGTGGACGATGCGTCGGGCAAGGTGTCGGCTTCGACTAGTCAAGTTTGATTACCGGCTTTGACCACAATTGAGAGGGGTTCTCCATGATCACGGCACGCGGTCTCGAGCGGCGGTTCCGCCGCAAGGGCCGCACTGGGGGCGAAGTCCACGCGGTGCAGGGCGTCGACCTCGACGTCGACGCGGGCGAGCTGGTCGGCTTCCTCGGGCCCAACGGCGCCGGGAAGACGACCACGCTGCGCATGCTGACCACGCTGCTGCGGCCGACGGCGGGCACCGCGACCGTCGGCGGCTGCGACCTGCTCACCGACCCTCTTGGTGTGCGCAAGCGGATCGGCTACGTCGCCCAGGGTGGCGGCAGCGCGCCCGAAAGCAAGGTCGCCGACGAGCTGGAGCTGCAGGGCAGGCTCTACCGGATGAGCAAGGCCGACGCGATCGCGCGCGGCGCCGAGCTCGCCGAGCAGCTCGACCTGACCGGGCTGGACCAGCGGCTGACCAAGACGCTGTCGGGCGGGCAGCGGCGGCGGCTCGACATCGCGCTCGGGCTGATCCACTCGCCGGGCCTGGTGTTCCTCGACGAGCCGTCGACCGGCCTCGACCCGCAGAGCCGCGCCAACCTGTGGGACCACATCCGCCGGCTGCGCGCCGAGCAGGGCGTCACCGTGTTCCTGACGACCCACTACCTCGACGAGGCGGACGCGCTGTCCGACCGGCTGATCGTCATCGACGACGGCCGGATCGTCGCCGAAGGGACGCCGGACGCGCTGAAGGCGCGGGTCAACGGCGACCGCGTCGAGGTCGGCGTCGAACCTGGGCAGGCCACCGACGCCGCCGAGATCGCCGGGCGGCTGACCGGGGCGCAGGAGCTGTCCGTCGACGGCGGGGAGGTCCGGTTCCGGGTGCCGCGCGGCGACGTCGCGCTGCCGGAGCTGCTGCGCGCGCTGGACGCCAAGGGCATCGCGATGCTGTCGGTCCAGGTGCACCGGCCCACGCTCGACGACGTTTTCCTGACCCTGACCGGGCGATCGCTGCGGGAAGCGGAGGAGGCCGGCCGTGCTGCGTGACACCTGGCTGATCTTCCGCCGCGAAATGACGGCGGCGCTGCGCAACCCGACCTGGGTGCTGATCGGGATCATGCAGCCGCTGCTGTACCTGTTCCTGTTCGGGCCGCTGATGGTCAAGGCGATGCAGGGGCAGGGCCTGTCCGAAGTGGACGGCTGGATGCTGCTCACCCCGGCGCTCATCGCCCAGCTGGCCCTGTTCGGCAGCTCGTTCGTCGGCTTCGGCCTGCTGGCCGAGTACCGCTCCGGCGTCGTCGAGCGGTTCCGGGTGACGCCGGTCAGCCGGGTCGCGCTGCTGCTGGGCAAGGTGCTGGCCAACGCCCTGCAGGCGGTGGTCCAGGCGCTGCTGATCATCGCGCTGGCCTACCTGGCGTTCGACCTGGCCGCGCCGGTCGGCGGCGTGCTGCTGAGCCTGCTGATCGTGTTCCTGCTGGCGGTGTCGCTGGCGTCGTGCTCCTACGCGCTGGCGCTGACGCTCAAGAGCGAGGAGACGTTCCCGGCCCTGCTCAACGCGGTGCTCATCCCGCTGCTGCTGCTCTCCGGGATCCTGCTGCCGATCACGTCCGGTGTCGCCCCGGACTGGCTGTACACGGTTTCGCAGATCAACCCCTTCCGGCACGTGGTCGACGTCGAGCGGAACACCTTCCGCGGCGACTTCACGATGGACGCCCTGTTCACGGGCGGTGTCGTGGTGCTGGTGATGGCGGTGTTGTCCGTGTGGTGGGGCACCCGGACGTTCCAGAAGGAAAACGCCTGATCATCACGGTGTGTGTCACTGCGGGTCCGCCTCCGGCGACGTATGGTGTGCTCTCCACCGACGTGCCGGGGGCGGACAGTGACAGAGCCGGAGAGTGAGCTCGGCATTTCGCTGTCGCACCGCGAGCACGTGGCCGACTGGCAGGCCGTGCGCAGCGCGCACACCCGGTTCGTGTCGGTGACGATCAGCGAGAACGTCAACTGGAGCAACTCCGCCGCGGAACGCAACCTGGCCGGCGCCCAGGAAGCGGGGTTGCACGCCGGCGGCCGCCACTACGCGCGCCCCGGCGCGGTCCACGACCAGGCCGACTTCTTCGTGCGCACGGCGAGCAGGCTCGGCGCGTTCGCCCCCGGCTCGCTCGCGCCGGCGCTGGAGGTGGCGGCGCCGAGCGTCGACGACCGGTTCGTCAAGGCGTGGATCAAGCACGTCCGGCACGCGGCGCGCATCGAGCGGGTGCTGGTCTACGCCGACTACGACTGCTGGCAGCACCGCCTGCACCCGGACCGCTGGGCCGACAGCGAAGTCGTGCTGTGGCTGATCCGGCACAACGGCATCCCGGGCCGGGCGGGCTGGTTCCACTCGCGGCTCGGCGTGCACCAGCACGCGCTCACGCCGGACGTCCCCGGCATCGCCGGTCCGGTGGAGCAGAACGCCGTCGTGTACCCGTTCACATTGGGCGACCTTTTGCTGTAGGAGCGGCGACAATGTCGCCATGCGCGTGACGAGCAGGCCACTCCGGACGGACGTGACGCCGTCGCGCGCGCTCGCGGTGCTGGCCCACCATGCCGCTTCGCGGGGGTTGCCGCCGCCCGCGATGCTGTCCGGCGAGTGGTTCGGCTCGCAGGCGGTGATCGCGCCTTCGCTGGCGGTGGCCCCGGGCGCGTTCCCCGCGGGTGCGCCGGAGCTCGACGCACCGCCGGGCGTCATCGGCGGCGGCTGGTTCGGGTACCTGGCCTACGACCTGGCGGACCCGTCGGGCCGCACGGGCGCGCTGCCCGCCTCCGCGTGGGGCTGGACGGACCACGTGCTCCGGTGGTCCGCAGCCGGCACGTGCCACCTGGAGTCCCTCGACGGCGGCGGCCCATCGGTGTCCACAATGGAATCCCTGCTGGCCGCACCGGCGCCGCCTTCGTCCTGGACCGCGGGGCCGTTGCGACGTCCGCTGCCGTCGGAGCACCGGGACGCGGTGAAGGCGTGCGTGCACGCGATCGAGGCGGGCGAGCTGTTCCAGGCCAACATCTGCACGCGGTTCACCGGCTCGTTCTCGGGATCGCCCGCGGCCTTGTTCGCCGCGGGAGTGTCTCTACTGGCGCCTCGCCGCGCGGCCTACCTGTCGGGACCGTGGGGCTCGGTGGTTTCGTTCTCGCCGGAGCTGTTCCTCGCCCGCCACGGCCGCGCGGTGCGCTCGACGCCGATCAAGGGGACGCTCCCCCGCCGCGGGCCCGCGGACGACGGGAACGCCGAGCTGCTGCGCCGGTCCGCGAAGGACGTCGCGGAGAACGTGATGATCACCGACCTGGTCCGCAACGACCTCGGCCGGGTGTGCGAAGTGGGCTCGGTGACGGTGCCGTCCCTGCTGCAGGTCCGGCCGGCACCGGGGGTCTGGCACCTGGACTCGACGGTAACGGGCGTGCTGCGGCCGCCGGTCTCGGATGCGGCGTTGCTGGCGGCGACGTTCCCGCCGGGCTCGGTGACGGGCGCGCCGAAGATCCGCGCCCTGGACCTGATCGCTTCGCTGGAGCCGTGCGGCCGCGGGGTCTACACGGGCGCGATCGGGCTGGTGTCACCGGTGGCAGGGCTGGAGCTGAACGTCGCGATCCGGACGTTCGAGATCGCGTCCGGCACCATCGCGCTGGGTGTCGGTGGCGGCATCACGGCGGATTCGGACCCGGAGGCGGAGTGGCAGGAGTGCCTCCACAAGGCGGCACCCCTGGAACACCTCCTGGCGAATCCGCTACTTGCCGGGGTCCAGCAGTAGCTTGCCGACGGTCTTGCGGGAGCGCAGGGCCTCGTGGGCGCCGCGGGCGTCCGACAGCGCGTACTCGCCGCCCGGGACGGCCTTGAGCTTGCCGCTCTTCACGAGGTCGAACAGCTCGGTCAGGGCGGTCCCGAAGACGTTGCCCGGCAGGCGGAAGACGTGCGGCAGCCACATGCCGCTGATCGTGGTGCTGTGGCCGAGGACGTTGCGCAGCTCGACCGGCTTCGGGTTTTCGCGGCCGGCCATGCCGTAGAACGCGAGGCGGCCGAACGGGGCCAGCGCGGCGATGCTCTGGTCGGTCGTCTTCCCGCCGACCATGTCGAGCACGACGTCGACGCGGCGGCCGTTGTTCGCCTCGCTCAGGGCGGCCGTCATGTCCTCGGCGCGGGAGTCGATGGCGACGTCGGCGCCGAGCTCGAGGGCGAGCGCGCGCTTCTCGTCGCTGCTCGCCGTGGCGATGACGCGGCCGGCGCCCCAGGCCTTCGCCAGCTGCACGGCGACGGTCCCGACCCCGCCGGCGGCGGCGTGCACGACGACCGATTCGCCCGGTTCGAGGTGGGCGTTCTTGCGCAGCAGGACCCAGGCGGTGGTGCCCTGGACCAGCATGGACAGCGCGGTGAGGTCGTCGATGCCGTCGGGCACCGGGAAGGTCGTGGCTTCCGGGGCGACGGCCTTTTCGGCGTACCCGCCCCCGTTGAGCAGGGCGACCACACGCCTGCCGTCCGGCGTGCGCCCGACGACCTCGCCACCGGGGACGAGCGGCAGCTTGCTCGGCGCGAGGTAGCTGTTTTCGGCCTGGTGGGTGTCGGCGTAGTTGACGCCGACGCGGTCGACGTCGATGAGGACCTCGCCGGGCCCGGCCACCGGGTCGGGCAGCTCGACCGGCGTGAGCACCTCGGGTCCGCCGAACTCGGTCACCTGCACTGCGCGCATGTCGCGTTCCCTCTCCGTCAACAGCCCAGTGGTTGTGAGACATTCTGACATATGTCTCAGGAGTTCGAGGTCGCTCGTGACTGGTTCCTCGCCGGCCGCCGGGTCGACATGGGGGAACTGGCCCAGGAGCTGTCGATCAGCCGGGCGACGCTGCACCGGCGGGTGGGCTCCCGCGATCTTTTGCTGGGCGAGATCCTGTGGTCGCTGTCGGACGTCACGATCGCCCGGCTGTGGCCGTCGTGCGTCGGACGCGGAGCCGCGGGGATCGCGGACTTCGTGAGCGGGTACGTCCGGATGGCGAACGACTCACCCCCGTTCCGCGACTTCCTGCGCCGCGAGCCGGAGCGAGCGCTGCGGCTGCTGACGACGCGCGCAAGCGTTTGCCAGCGCAGGACGACGGAGAAGCTGGAGACCCTGCTGACGGGCGAGGTTTCCGCCGGCCGGCTGGATCCGCCGTTGCCGGTGCCGGACCTGGCCTACCTGCTGGTGCGGATCGGCGAGTCGTTCGTGTACACGGACGTGATCACCGGGGACGCGCCTGACGCGGAGAAGGCGCATGCCGCCGTGACGGCGCTGCTGACCTAGCTCGCGTGCGCCGCTTCCCTCAGTCGGCTCGATCGACGGCAGCAAACCCGGAGAACCGGCGAACCAGCTCCTGATCCGTGGCTTGCACTTCCCAGGTCGTACTGTCGAAGGCCTCGACGACGACCTCGGCTCCGCCCTCTTCCGAAACATGTTCCAGGTCCGCGGCGACACGGACGGCCACGAGCCAGCAGTTGATGACCTGCTTCAGCTGCCCGGCGAACCAGACGAGTTCAGGCCACGAAAGCACATAACCCACCCCGCCGTTTTCCACCAGCTCCTCGAATTCGAGGATGCTTTCCCCTCGGGGCCCGGTACCGCCGACCCCTTCGAAATCCAGGAACGACCAGCAGAAATCATCGCCGGGGATCAGGTTCAGCAGATCGGCGAGGTTCACTTGGCGGCCGTCCGCCCGGTGCATCCGCATCGAAATCTTGCCGGTCACGGGTACTCCACTGGTTCGGCTCCGAGGCGCTGCCAGGTGCCTCCGATATGCGCCACTACGACTTCCGGGAGGCCAGTACAGCGTCGTAAAGCTCCTTTTTGGACACCCCGGCCGCCTCGGCGACCTCGGCCGCCGCCGACTTCAGCCGCTCGCCGGCCGCCACCCGGTCCGACACCTCGGCCACCAGGTCCGCCACCGAAACCGCCCGTGGCGAAGCCCCGGCCAGCACCACCGTGATCTCGCCGCGGACACCCTCCTCGGCCCACGCGGCCAGCTCCGCCAGCGTTCCCCGCTTCACCTCTTCGTACGTCTTCGTCAGCTCGCGGCACACCGCAGCCTGCCGGGAACCGCCCAAAACGGACACCGCATCCGTCAGGAGCGACTCCAACCGGTGCGGGGACTCGAAGAACACCGCCGTCCGGGGCTCGTCGCGCAACGCCGTCAGCCAGCGTGTCCGCTCGCCCGGCTTGCGGGGGGCGAAACCCTCGAAACAGAACCGGTCACAGGGCAACCCGGACAACGCGAGCG belongs to Amycolatopsis tolypomycina and includes:
- a CDS encoding ATP-binding cassette domain-containing protein, with product MITARGLERRFRRKGRTGGEVHAVQGVDLDVDAGELVGFLGPNGAGKTTTLRMLTTLLRPTAGTATVGGCDLLTDPLGVRKRIGYVAQGGGSAPESKVADELELQGRLYRMSKADAIARGAELAEQLDLTGLDQRLTKTLSGGQRRRLDIALGLIHSPGLVFLDEPSTGLDPQSRANLWDHIRRLRAEQGVTVFLTTHYLDEADALSDRLIVIDDGRIVAEGTPDALKARVNGDRVEVGVEPGQATDAAEIAGRLTGAQELSVDGGEVRFRVPRGDVALPELLRALDAKGIAMLSVQVHRPTLDDVFLTLTGRSLREAEEAGRAA
- a CDS encoding ABC transporter permease, giving the protein MLRDTWLIFRREMTAALRNPTWVLIGIMQPLLYLFLFGPLMVKAMQGQGLSEVDGWMLLTPALIAQLALFGSSFVGFGLLAEYRSGVVERFRVTPVSRVALLLGKVLANALQAVVQALLIIALAYLAFDLAAPVGGVLLSLLIVFLLAVSLASCSYALALTLKSEETFPALLNAVLIPLLLLSGILLPITSGVAPDWLYTVSQINPFRHVVDVERNTFRGDFTMDALFTGGVVVLVMAVLSVWWGTRTFQKENA
- a CDS encoding glycoside hydrolase family 25 protein codes for the protein MTEPESELGISLSHREHVADWQAVRSAHTRFVSVTISENVNWSNSAAERNLAGAQEAGLHAGGRHYARPGAVHDQADFFVRTASRLGAFAPGSLAPALEVAAPSVDDRFVKAWIKHVRHAARIERVLVYADYDCWQHRLHPDRWADSEVVLWLIRHNGIPGRAGWFHSRLGVHQHALTPDVPGIAGPVEQNAVVYPFTLGDLLL
- a CDS encoding aminodeoxychorismate synthase component I; this translates as MRVTSRPLRTDVTPSRALAVLAHHAASRGLPPPAMLSGEWFGSQAVIAPSLAVAPGAFPAGAPELDAPPGVIGGGWFGYLAYDLADPSGRTGALPASAWGWTDHVLRWSAAGTCHLESLDGGGPSVSTMESLLAAPAPPSSWTAGPLRRPLPSEHRDAVKACVHAIEAGELFQANICTRFTGSFSGSPAALFAAGVSLLAPRRAAYLSGPWGSVVSFSPELFLARHGRAVRSTPIKGTLPRRGPADDGNAELLRRSAKDVAENVMITDLVRNDLGRVCEVGSVTVPSLLQVRPAPGVWHLDSTVTGVLRPPVSDAALLAATFPPGSVTGAPKIRALDLIASLEPCGRGVYTGAIGLVSPVAGLELNVAIRTFEIASGTIALGVGGGITADSDPEAEWQECLHKAAPLEHLLANPLLAGVQQ
- a CDS encoding quinone oxidoreductase family protein; translated protein: MRAVQVTEFGGPEVLTPVELPDPVAGPGEVLIDVDRVGVNYADTHQAENSYLAPSKLPLVPGGEVVGRTPDGRRVVALLNGGGYAEKAVAPEATTFPVPDGIDDLTALSMLVQGTTAWVLLRKNAHLEPGESVVVHAAAGGVGTVAVQLAKAWGAGRVIATASSDEKRALALELGADVAIDSRAEDMTAALSEANNGRRVDVVLDMVGGKTTDQSIAALAPFGRLAFYGMAGRENPKPVELRNVLGHSTTISGMWLPHVFRLPGNVFGTALTELFDLVKSGKLKAVPGGEYALSDARGAHEALRSRKTVGKLLLDPGK
- a CDS encoding QsdR family transcriptional regulator; this encodes MSQEFEVARDWFLAGRRVDMGELAQELSISRATLHRRVGSRDLLLGEILWSLSDVTIARLWPSCVGRGAAGIADFVSGYVRMANDSPPFRDFLRREPERALRLLTTRASVCQRRTTEKLETLLTGEVSAGRLDPPLPVPDLAYLLVRIGESFVYTDVITGDAPDAEKAHAAVTALLT
- the rsmI gene encoding 16S rRNA (cytidine(1402)-2'-O)-methyltransferase, which gives rise to MTQGRLILAATPLGDVRDASQRLATALAEADVVAAEDTRRFRALAAALEVTPRGRVVSFYEDVESARLPKLLEALHAGETVVLVTDAGMPSVSDPGFRLVAACVAASLPVTCLPGPSAVTTALALSGLPCDRFCFEGFAPRKPGERTRWLTALRDEPRTAVFFESPHRLESLLTDAVSVLGGSRQAAVCRELTKTYEEVKRGTLAELAAWAEEGVRGEITVVLAGASPRAVSVADLVAEVSDRVAAGERLKSAAAEVAEAAGVSKKELYDAVLASRKS